The window atccctaccttatGAAGGTAGAGATGGCGTTTCCGATAAACCCTCGActcaaaaaaagtaaaattacggTAGCGTTGAAAAAGAAATATGGTAATGAATAAGCCATGAAAAAGAAAGCAGTAGCCACATCCAAAAAAATCAAGATAACTGAAGCAAAGAAacaccaaataaaaataaaattaattaagaaaaagGAACATCTTTTAAAATAAGTCTAGTTTCTAGAGAATTACCTGATCTAAGAAGAAAAACAACCAATAGTTCTTGTAAGACCTTTGTTTAACATCTCCCTTTGCAGTAGTAGGAATGAGGAAACATCTTAACACATGGAGTACATTATAACTGGCAACAGCAGCATCAATCCATACCAAAAAActatatataaaacaaaaaattgaCTTTAGTTACAATTAGCACATAGTGGGGTaggaaagagaaaaaagaataCAAGAAAATTGATGTAATTTAATGTTTCAAAGTATGACATATTTCCCTTTTTAGTTTGAAAAGAATGGCACACtactaaatttagaaataattaattttacgTTTCTTATTTCGCCTTTACATAAAAAAATTTATAACCACGTAAATACTATGACATGTAAGGTCAcaagttttaaaattttgtatCGGCATGTTATGGTATATTTAAGACCATAGTCTATCTCGAAAGTCTCCATTTCTCTAAAAGCCCGTCGATTTCAACTATGCCACATAAATTAGAACAAATGAAATAATGTTACGTATTGGTCCATATTCGATGCACATATCAGAGATTGAGATAATAAACAATATACTCTTATACAACCAGACATCTCTATAGCAGCATCTCTATATAACAATATTTCACTATAAAAGTTAAGTTTTTCCGGAACCAATTTTCATGCtgtgttataatatatattctgtataacagcacttcgctataatatccaaaaatatttggaacaaataaggttgttatagagaggtttgacggTATATAAGGTACATATGCTGCACAAAAccttttgaaggaaaaaaaggtTGAGCTAGAGCAACGTACTTAAGTATATGTTTTTCTTtactaaaagaaaaaaattattctaTATTCATGCAGAgttcggggaagggccgcacccttAAGGGTGTAATATATACAACCTACCCTAGAGTAATATTAATGGTTATTTTCACGGCTTGAACTCGTGACCTATAGAACACACGaaaacaactttaccgttgctcaaAAGTGTCCTTCCATTACATAAATGTAACATTTTTTGCAGAAGATGTAATAGTCTTCAAGTAACAAAAAAGAAGTTCAAATGGAGGAGAAAGAATTAATAATAGAAACTCACAACAAGGCATCCATATCATTGAAGCTGGCTTTTCTTTCAACTGTGTCAAAAAGGAGTTTAGTTTGAGAATCAAATCCCATTAAACAAGCAGTCAAAACCAAGAATACAATCGCAAATAGCCTCAAGAAACCCTCTTTTCTCACAATATCCATATTATGATCCTTTTCACTGCTGTTCTGTAGCTGTCTTCCTCGTTTCGTCTTCGGCTTTCAGAGTTGTGAACTAACTGAATAGAAGAGATAATGGCAAAGTTAACATGCATTTATAAAACTTATTTTGCATCTTCATGtaattttcaaaatcattaaTGCTTTGATTTTGTTAGTTGTGGGCTTGTGGCTGTAGGGGTTGGGGGAGGGAGTTTCTGGTTTGTAAATGGTACACGTGAAGAGGGGGACCTTATGTGATAATGCAATTTCAATTTTCAAAGGGTTCATGCTTTATTCATATAGGATATGGATTAGAACTACCACAATTTAATTATATCTTGTATATTGTGGGTACTCacgacaattttttttttaattaaggaGAATTTTTGAAGCAATGATAAAGTTGTTTGAGTCCAGAGACGGATCTATGTTGCGGTCCTATAAGTTACGGGTTCGAGCGTAGAGACAGACTTACATTGCGGACCTATAGGTTACGGATTGGAGAATCGAACCGTGAAAGCAAcaattaatgcttgcattaggataAACTGTCTACATCATAGTTCTTGGAGTGCAGTTTTTCCCCGAGCTCTGCATGAATGTGGAATATCTTATGTACTAGTCatgataattttttaaaaatatatattcgaaTGAGTATTAAATTGTAGAAATAATCTGGTTCATTTTATTTGTATTTGGGATTTTATATGATTTCATGCAACCACAACTTTTTGGGTTGCAGTTTATTTATCGAAAAAGGGTCAAATATAGCCTTGTACTATCAAAAAAGGTTTAAATATACTTTCCGCTATACTTTAAGCCAAAATATACCCCTGTTGTTATACAATTGGCCGGTTTAAATATATATACCCCCTTTTCGTTAAGTTTGTCCAAAATGGACATTCAATCCTACGTGGCACTGatatttgatgaggtggatgTCATGTGGCTTGCCACCTCAGCACCCCTAACCTATTTTACTCCTCCATTCTATTTTTTTTCCACCACTAAAATTTCCTTCCCCTCCACCATTGTTGCCACCATTACCGCTACCatgaaatattttaaattttagttttttatatATAGATTAGGGTCGCTGAGGTGACATGCATTGTAGCATCTAGCTCATCAAATATCAGTGCGACGTAGGATTGAATGTCCATCTTGGAAAAACTTAATAAAATAGGgctatatttgaaccaatagtattaCGCTAGAGATATATTTGGACCCAAATATTTAAACCTTTTCTTATAATATAGGGGTATATTTGACCTTTTACCGTTTATTTATGGACCGAAAGAAGTCTATAGAGTCCTTGGCTAAAACCTATTTATATAGGACGACTGTACGAAACTGCGTCCTAGGCTAGACTCTTGCCCTTtattgataataattaaatttcattaaagaaaatttgaaaaataaaagtgaagtAGCATACCAAATTACTCACTGAATAATTGAATATGAGAGAGGAAACAAATATCCTCTTTACATAAACATATAGTATACCTTTTTATAATTTATGTATGTTGTTTAAGGACAAAAgttttgaaaaaattatttttgaaattcatGGTCTAAAATAAGTCAAATATTTATATTACTATAAATCAACTCCCTAAAAGTGGAAtgagaaatttaaaattttaaaatataaaaacagTGTCTAAAAGAAATCATCATAAAGCAGTGTAAAAGAAATcaaatctatatatctatataaagCGGGAATGACAACAATGGTGTGGCATATCTCTAATGCCAAGAAATCTATTTGTAATTTTCTCCTTATTATTTATATACAACTCAATTCAACTTAggtttaaaaaagaagaagttacaaccGTTACAAAAAGTCACATACTTAAAAAAGTGggaagcaacccccacttccaaccgagaggttgtgagttcgagtctccccaaaagcaaggtgggaagttcttggagggaaggataccgcgggtctatttggaaacagtctctctaccctagggtaggggtaaggtctgcgtacacactaccctccccagaccccacggattgttgttgttgttgttgtatagtagttgtttcttctttttctctcttaatctgtttatttgaattttatattgTCTCCCTCAGAATATGCTTACAATTCTCTTGGTACTCACTCAGGATATGCTTCATTTTCTTCCTAAAAGTGAATAAAAACGGTTATAGAGTTAAAATGCACGTAGAATCAAaatgttctaaaatcagataataggccaataataacagttgagtgactgtgctagaaccacggaactcgagaatgcctaacaccttctcccgggttaacagaattccttatccgaatttctggatcgcggactgtaatacagagtcaatcttttcctcgattcgggattttttTATCGGGTTgatgcggtttgtcggtttcctttgtacacccctacgaGACACATGCAAATGGTTCCtattttgtcttttattttcCAGGACAAAGATGAAGCTACTATATCAATTATGAACTTCTGTAAGATAAGAATGTTGAAAGAAGCAACTAAGCAAGTCATTACTTGGGATGAGAATAGCAAAAGGTTCTGCTTTAATTTACCCCACTTTGGGCGAGAATAGAAGCAGATGCAAAGCAATTTCTTGATCAATTTTTAGCTGATTAAGATTATGGTGTTTACGCAGGAATTCTTCTCCTATTCATAGTAGGATCTCTCAAGTTTACTATGGCTTCAGTTCAAGCCTTATAATTTAAAttgctgtatatatatatatatatatatatatatatatatatatcaaatcaaTATGTTTGTATTTGCCTTCACATCATGTTGGATATAAAGAGTTAGGGATGtaaatggttcggttcggccggttattttataaaatttgtaccataccaatttttcggttattctattatgtataaccaaaattaaacttttcgaaaccgtcccaatcatgtcggtttctcttcggtatcggtacggttcggtcaatttttggtatttttttaatatcatgtaaaattcaccagtagaagtagaatCGCAATAACATtcgttcttttataggacttagcaaaactgtctagacatttttactgtttaaagggtgatgaattaaaaaaaatagctatagtatagatccatcaactattctgcAACATCgtaaaagaaattaaacaaaggcaaagaaaatataatcacacgagttgaaagatataccaagttgggactcaagaataaagtcaatagaagattaaatattcaaaaagataaatctaaattatatgaaaggaaacatattcaatacatggtagtttgctactcataatcgctagaatactttgtaacttgctaataaagatacttgaaataacttagtttaagtagaagtagcataataggtttcaggaattagtattttgagtttaattacttgttggcttgtaatagttttcataattccaaggctcaaagaaaatttaatgcattattatttttaaacttactaaataaatatattttctacatgtaaaatttattcggtacggttcgatttttttcggtttatttttataaaataaaaaacctaccctaattatcggtgcgattataaatttatataaaaatctacGATTTCTTAAAAAGAAATCTAAAAATTGATTAGGTACGATACGGTACGGTTCGGTCGGTTTGATCGGTTTTCGAATATTCATTGACACCCCTATAAAGAATTCAAAACACCACATATGTTCTGTTTTAGGGATTAATGATGATCAACAACCaacaataattatttttctacTTTTATTACAAGTACATAAAATTTGTCTCTTATACCTAACTTCATATCTTAATTTTGCTAACTTCTTTTATTACCGCACGACAATGAGATCCAACCAGATAAAATTAAGGACAACATTAATTATGCACTATGAGGTTTT is drawn from Nicotiana tabacum cultivar K326 chromosome 9, ASM71507v2, whole genome shotgun sequence and contains these coding sequences:
- the LOC107803968 gene encoding CASP-like protein 2C1; this encodes MDIVRKEGFLRLFAIVFLVLTACLMGFDSQTKLLFDTVERKASFNDMDALFFLVWIDAAVASYNVLHVLRCFLIPTTAKGDVKQRSYKNYWLFFFLDQAAVYTVFAAQSAAVEASAIALAGVRSLQWMKLCNRFTRFCIQIGGALLCGYAAVLVLVVVSSLSAFQLFRLYSPKKFLQLKGKLNDHHLLSM